The following coding sequences are from one Diorhabda carinulata isolate Delta unplaced genomic scaffold, icDioCari1.1 Dcau_17, whole genome shotgun sequence window:
- the LOC130903228 gene encoding putative nuclease HARBI1, with protein sequence MIKKVMFVFCFGIFIKMEIEDQIILDDDYDVLDIINDGFPRARPQRPNYFDSIDDLGFFRRFRLTKPTAEALLGEIQHTMEFDNNLNNQVSPMNQLLTTLRFYASNGHQIGIGDLMGIHQTTACRIISRVSRTIAMLRPNYIQMPENHAQLLHTQQEFYHRARFPRVVGCIDCTHIKINSPGGEDPEIFRNSKGIFSINTQVVGNANLEITDIVARWPGSVHDATIFNNSSILARLENQEFGNGIILGDSGYALRPFLLTPLLNPVNQAEQRYNESLIRTRNCIERLFGCWKRRFPVLAYGMRCHTDNVMAIIVATAVLHNICRRMGEDLPPAPEDIDEDMLEYLIEQDNVPHVPFVNNVNNILNYRQQIINTYFARLN encoded by the exons atgATCAAGAAGGTTatgtttgtattttgttttggaatttttattaaaatggaaattgaagACCAAATTATACttgatgatgattatgatgtaTTGGATATTATTAATGATGGCTTTCCGAGAGCCAGACCTCAGAGAcctaattattttgattcaatagaTGATTTGGGTTTCTTTAGAAGATTCCGTCTTACCAAACCCACTGCGGAAGCACTATTGGGAGAAATACAACACACAATGGAATTTGATAATAACTT AAATAATCAAGTATCCCCTATGAACCAACTACTAACTACTTTAAGGTTTTACGCCTCAAATGGGCATCAAATTGGTATTGGAGATCTTATGGGGATCCATCAAACCACAGCATGCAGAATCATATCAAGGGTCAGTAGAACTATTGCTATGTTGAGGCCCAACTATATTCAAATGCCAGAAAACCATGCTCAGCTTCTGCATACTCAACAAGAGTTTTATCACAGGGCAAGATTCCCCCGGGTGGTGGGGTGCATTGATTGCACacacattaaaataaattcaccaG gtGGTGAAGATCCTGAAATTTTTCGTAACAGTAAAGggatattttctataaatacgCAAGTTGTGGGAAATGCAAATTTGGAAATAACGGATATTGTTGCTAGGTGGCCAGGTTCTGTTCATGATGctacaatatttaataattcatcAATACTTGCCCGACTAGAAAACCAGGAATTTGGGAATGGCATTATTTTGG gagATAGTGGCTATGCTCTAAGGCCATTTTTATTAACACCCTTACTAAATCCTGTCAACCAAGCAGAGCAAAGGTATAATGAATCTCTTATACGTACCAGGAACTGCATTGAACGACTTTTTGGTTGCTGGAAAAGACGCTTTCCAGTTCTTGCATATGGTATGAGATGCCACACTGACAATGTAATGGCCATTATAGTAGCAACAGCAGTGCTGCACAACATATGTAGAAGAATGGGTGAAGATTTGCCACCTGCTCCTGAAGACATTGATGAAGACATGTTGGAATATTTAATAGAGCAAGATAATGTACCACATGTACCTTTTgttaataatgttaataatatacTTAACTATCGTCagcaaataataaatacttattttgCTCGATTGAATTAA